One window of Plasmodium falciparum 3D7 genome assembly, chromosome: 7 genomic DNA carries:
- a CDS encoding secreted ookinete protein, putative, producing the protein MNKLLLFCLFLYSVVAVRPYKERYGNVSKHLDNEFKKRNPDGGKPFNLKENINYVRKNNYELYVDANGELKQQNYNVNEPRQVLKKNMDKFRYLINDLEVLFGVYELNARDKEKVLRETLKKESLCFTIAGLVSNSLNQINVEDSPIYGLLIQGERDRNYEVNNTLDIYVILSNISVPLGSFFFPEMKRAPYQLPYLVGHYDSRSGIKNKSISYLCPLPEFLIDVMRTTKYGLKFNFNGTDLDVKELFPVTLTNTLETASLLPVQKEDSYKNERNVLLGILQNISKDIPYRKVVDRGVQGNGIINPEERILASKSFSSSRENIKNFVSNSGKSSLDTSSMALYFLALSQNLFERTRNAVPSSNRLTNITVTNVQTNNAGYLTHYTLKLGLENSRSLTVEGLVNGKNIFVPKGIQNIETVVSYDVPYTWGIMVSPQEGFSYIFGNLVFDIAKSFSYNVNNLSSFVRSP; encoded by the coding sequence ATGAATAAGTTATTGCTTTTTTGTCTTTTCCTATACAGCGTCGTAGCTGTAAGACCCTACAAGGAACGTTATGGTAATGTTTCCAAGCATTTAGATAACGAGTTTAAGAAGAGGAACCCTGATGGAGGTAAACCATtcaatttaaaagaaaatattaattatgtaagaaaaaataattatgagtTGTACGTTGATGCCAATGGAGAATTAAAACAACAGAATTATAATGTGAATGAACCAAGAcaagttttaaaaaaaaatatggataaaTTTCGTTATTTAATAAACGATTTAGAAGTATTATTTGGTGTGTATGAATTAAATGCTAGAGATAAAGAAAAGGTATTAAGAGAgactttaaaaaaagaatcttTATGCTTTACTATTGCTGGATTAGTATCAAATAGTCTTAACCAAATAAATGTTGAGGATTCTCCAATATATGGATTATTGATACAAGGAGAAAGAGATAGAAATTATGAAGTAAATAATACActtgatatatatgtgatattaTCAAATATAAGTGTTCCTTTAGgtagtttttttttcccaGAAATGAAAAGAGCTCCATATCAACTACCATATTTAGTTGGTCATTATGATAGTAGAAGTggaattaaaaataagagTATATCTTATTTATGTCCATTACCTGAATTTTTAATAGATGTAATGAGAACAACTAAATATGgattaaaatttaattttaatggTACTGATCTGGATGTAAAGGAACTTTTCCCTGTGACTTTAACAAATACACTAGAAACAGCTAGTCTCTTACCTGTTCAAAAAGAAGATTCGTATAAGAATGAGCGTAACGTGTTATTAggtatattacaaaatatatcaaaagatATACCATATAGAAAGGTTGTAGATAGAGGAGTACAAGGTAATGGTATTATTAACCCTGAAGAAAGAATATTAGCAAGTAAATCCTTTTCTAGTTCTcgtgaaaatattaaaaattttgtatCGAATTCTGGTAAAAGTTCATTAGATACAAGTTCTATGGCTTTATACTTTTTAGCATTAAGTCAAAATTTATTTGAACGAACTAGAAATGCAGTACCATCTAGTAATAGATTAACTAATATAACTGTCACAAATGTTCAAACAAATAATGCTGGATATTTAACACACTATACTCTAAAATTAGGTTTAGAAAATTCAAGATCATTAACAGTAGAAGGTTTAGTTAAcgggaaaaatatatttgtacctAAAGGTATACAAAATATTGAAACCGTGGTATCATATGATGTACCATATACATGGGGTATTATGGTAAGTCCTCAAGAAGGATTTTCATATATCTTTGGAAACTTGGTTTTTGACATTGCAAAatctttttcttataatgTAAACAACTTATCCTCATTTGTAAGGAGTCCATAG
- a CDS encoding 40S ribosomal protein S5, putative translates to METTTADIKLFKKWSYEEINIADLSLVDCIAVSQKACVYTPHTAGRYQKKRFRKALCPIVERLVNSMMMHGRNNGKKLKAIRIVAYAFEIIHLMTGENPLQVFVNAVQKGGPREDSTRIGSAGVVRRQAVDVSPLRRVNQAIYLICTGARNAAFRNIKSISECLAEEIINCANESSSSYAIKKKDEIERVAKANR, encoded by the exons ATGGAAACAACAACGGCTGATATaaaactttttaaaaaatggtCATATGAAGAGATCAATATTGCTGACTTATCTTTG gTGGATTGTATAGCTGTATCACAAAAGGCATGTGTTTATACACCACATACCGCTGGACGTTATCAAAAGAAAAGGTTTAGAAAGGCCTTATGTCCAATTGTAGAAAGATTGGTTAATTCTATGATGATGCATGGAAGGaataatggaaaaaaattaaaagcaATAAGAATCGTAGCTTATGCTTTTGaaattattcatttaatgACAGGAGAAAACCCTCTACAAGTTTTTGTAAATGCAGTACAAAAAGGTGGACCCAGAGAAGATTCAACAAGAATTGGATCAGCAGGTGTTGTTAGAAGACAAGCAGTTGATGTTTCTCCATTAAGAAGAGTAAATCAAGCTATCTATTTAATTTGTACAGGTGCCAGAAATGCAGCTTTTAGAAACATTAAATCTATATCTGAATGTTTAGCAGAAGAAATCATTAATTGCGCTAATGAATCTTCTAGTTCTTATGctattaaaaagaaagatgAAATTGAAAGAGTAGCAAAAGCTAACAGATAA